The Anaplasmataceae bacterium AB001_6 genome has a segment encoding these proteins:
- a CDS encoding glutamate--tRNA ligase → MKNVVRFAPSPTGNFHIGSVRTALFNWLFAKKTEGSFILRIEDTDKNRSKTSYTEAILENIRWLGLDYDDLTYQTDNSDRHVEVVEELLLLGRAYRENFSDGSSVVRIKSGEDGNSTFNDLVYGQITVDNKQNEDTVILRSDGTPTYMIAVVVDDHDSGVTHIIRGSDHINNTFKQIAIYEALGWKIPTFCHIPLIHDQEGRKLSKRDNDVVDLQDFRRLGFFPEAIISYLVRLGWSCNSDEVLQLHQIRDLFTLEGIGKSPSKYDFNKLCSINGYFMRNILDLEYMYETILSNEAFLSLGLNENKQKIFKDILPFYIQRSVNIVDLVKNMAFITDGFLDDLDADVLSQLKININRDIMRKFYENVRDNEIFDSSYLRLLIKELCIQYKKRDILVSLRASVICNLSSPSILDLLVALGKNFVLKRIEFFLNL, encoded by the coding sequence ATGAAAAATGTTGTTCGTTTTGCACCATCTCCTACGGGTAATTTTCATATAGGGAGTGTGCGTACTGCTCTCTTTAATTGGCTTTTTGCCAAAAAAACGGAGGGTTCTTTTATCTTGCGCATTGAAGATACCGATAAAAATCGCTCTAAGACATCTTATACTGAAGCAATTCTTGAAAATATACGTTGGTTAGGTTTAGATTATGATGACTTGACCTACCAAACAGATAATAGTGATAGGCATGTGGAAGTGGTAGAAGAACTTCTGTTGCTTGGAAGAGCTTATCGAGAAAATTTTTCTGATGGTAGTAGCGTTGTTCGTATTAAATCTGGTGAAGATGGAAATTCTACTTTTAATGATTTAGTTTATGGTCAGATAACTGTTGATAATAAACAAAATGAAGATACTGTAATACTTAGATCTGATGGAACGCCAACATATATGATAGCAGTTGTTGTGGATGATCATGATTCAGGTGTTACGCATATTATTAGGGGTTCTGATCACATAAATAATACGTTTAAACAAATTGCTATATATGAGGCTCTTGGATGGAAAATCCCAACTTTTTGTCATATTCCGCTAATACATGACCAAGAAGGGCGTAAATTATCTAAGCGTGATAATGATGTTGTTGATCTACAAGATTTTCGTCGTTTAGGTTTCTTTCCAGAGGCCATAATAAGTTATTTGGTACGTCTTGGGTGGTCGTGTAATTCAGATGAAGTATTACAATTACACCAAATTAGGGATCTTTTTACGTTAGAGGGAATTGGAAAATCACCGTCAAAATATGATTTTAATAAATTATGTTCAATTAATGGATATTTTATGCGTAATATTCTTGATCTTGAATATATGTATGAAACTATATTATCCAATGAAGCTTTTTTATCATTAGGTTTAAATGAAAATAAACAAAAGATCTTCAAAGATATTCTACCGTTTTATATTCAGCGTTCTGTCAATATCGTTGATTTAGTGAAAAATATGGCGTTTATAACAGATGGCTTTTTAGATGATTTGGATGCAGATGTTTTATCTCAACTAAAAATTAATATTAATAGAGATATCATGCGTAAATTTTACGAGAATGTTAGGGATAATGAAATTTTCGATTCATCATATTTAAGATTGCTAATAAAGGAGCTTTGTATACAATACAAAAAGAGAGATATCTTAGTTTCTTTAAGAGCTTCTGTTATTTGTAATCTATCTTCTCCTTCTATATTAGATTTATTGGTTGCTCTTGGTAAGAATTTTGTTTTGAAAAGAATTGAATTTTTTTTGAATCTTTAG
- the glmS gene encoding glutamine--fructose-6-phosphate transaminase (isomerizing) yields the protein MCGLLAVVSKFAVDISQIFNALQNLEYRGYDSLGMAFILNDKLKIYKSVGTIEDFRKEFADTLSGVKFHSGIAHTRWATHGEVTKQNAHPHYVNGFALVHNGIIENHEEIKAYILSKNPNIIFNSDTDSEVIVQLINLFFLEKNNIVTAMQQAISMMKGNYSFLLLKDTKLGEVYAFCNGNAIVMSKFSDKIVIASDSNTVATFADNYNLEPMQVANVARGDILCIHFDGYSIIRKDKIIKDGYATYQIPSGYYSDDALNHDLFCNVGDVLLKEIYEQPFRISKTFRDSLVDVEKIIGFIENCDHFTIVACGSSYNVALVIREWFAKYTNIMVYAEVSSEVKLRKNYKNRDGIFFFISQSGETADTISAMEHIKGSNNTCIAVVNTVFSSLSLSADYTMHTKAGVERSVAATKTFTSQLALFQLILFSLLDEKDRYIADNQIKFFSDYQYLTDFFNEKIFSLQNTIQDVVSNIENADNILFISRGDGYGIASEAALKVKEIAYIHAEAIPAGELKHGSLALIDEKMQVVALLRSNEYFDKTYSNICEIVSRGGNVIAITDVKGHERLRDIVNDSIIIPTLDEFSAPFAYVAILQLMSYYLAKGRNKNVDRPRNLAKSVTVE from the coding sequence GTGTGTGGGTTGCTAGCAGTTGTTTCAAAGTTTGCTGTTGATATATCTCAGATTTTTAATGCATTGCAGAATTTAGAGTATAGGGGTTATGACTCCTTGGGTATGGCGTTTATTCTGAATGATAAGCTTAAAATATATAAATCTGTTGGTACTATTGAGGATTTTAGAAAAGAGTTTGCTGATACATTATCAGGAGTGAAATTTCATTCTGGAATTGCACATACTAGGTGGGCTACTCATGGTGAAGTCACTAAACAGAATGCTCATCCTCATTATGTTAATGGATTTGCTCTTGTGCATAATGGGATAATTGAAAATCACGAAGAGATCAAAGCATATATCTTGTCGAAAAACCCAAATATTATATTCAATAGTGATACAGATTCAGAAGTAATCGTGCAGCTAATTAACCTGTTCTTTTTAGAGAAGAATAATATAGTTACTGCAATGCAGCAGGCTATTTCTATGATGAAGGGTAATTATTCTTTTTTATTATTAAAAGACACGAAATTAGGGGAAGTGTATGCATTCTGTAATGGAAATGCAATTGTTATGTCAAAATTTTCTGACAAGATTGTTATAGCTTCTGACTCTAATACTGTTGCAACATTTGCAGATAATTATAATTTGGAGCCTATGCAAGTTGCCAATGTTGCTAGAGGAGATATATTATGCATCCATTTTGATGGATATTCTATTATCAGAAAAGATAAAATTATAAAAGATGGATATGCTACATATCAAATTCCATCTGGCTATTATTCTGATGATGCTTTGAATCATGATCTATTTTGTAATGTCGGGGATGTTCTCCTAAAAGAGATATATGAACAGCCTTTTAGAATCAGTAAAACCTTTAGAGACTCTTTAGTTGATGTAGAAAAGATTATTGGATTTATTGAAAATTGTGACCATTTTACTATTGTTGCCTGTGGATCTTCTTATAATGTAGCGCTTGTGATACGTGAATGGTTTGCAAAATATACTAATATTATGGTCTATGCAGAAGTATCATCAGAAGTGAAGCTTAGAAAAAATTATAAAAATCGTGATGGGATATTCTTTTTTATATCACAATCAGGTGAAACAGCAGATACTATATCGGCTATGGAGCATATAAAAGGAAGCAACAATACCTGCATTGCTGTTGTAAATACTGTTTTTAGTTCGTTATCTTTATCAGCTGATTATACGATGCACACTAAAGCTGGAGTGGAAAGAAGCGTTGCAGCTACAAAAACTTTTACTAGCCAATTAGCATTATTTCAATTAATTTTATTTTCTCTATTGGATGAAAAAGACCGCTATATAGCCGATAATCAAATAAAGTTTTTTAGTGATTATCAATATCTTACAGATTTTTTCAATGAAAAAATTTTTTCTTTGCAGAATACGATACAAGATGTTGTTTCTAATATTGAGAATGCAGATAACATATTATTTATCAGCAGAGGAGATGGATATGGCATTGCTTCAGAAGCTGCGTTAAAAGTAAAAGAGATAGCCTATATACATGCAGAAGCTATACCTGCAGGGGAATTAAAACATGGTTCACTGGCTTTAATTGATGAAAAGATGCAAGTAGTTGCATTATTAAGATCTAATGAATATTTTGATAAAACTTACTCTAATATATGTGAAATTGTCTCTCGTGGCGGGAATGTTATTGCAATTACAGATGTTAAGGGTCATGAACGTTTGCGTGATATCGTTAATGATTCAATAATTATTCCAACATTAGATGAATTTTCGGCACCTTTTGCATATGTTGCTATCTTACAACTTATGTCTTATTATCTAGCTAAGGGAAGGAATAAAAATGTCGATAGGCCGCGTAATTTGGCCAAATCTGTTACTGTAGAATAA